The Cervus elaphus chromosome 12, mCerEla1.1, whole genome shotgun sequence genome includes a region encoding these proteins:
- the AHSA1 gene encoding activator of 90 kDa heat shock protein ATPase homolog 1 isoform X2, translating into MAKWGEGDPRWIVEERADATNVNNWHWTERDASNWSTDKLKTLFLAVRVQNEEGKCEVTEVSKLDGEASINNRKGKLIFFYEWSIKLNWTGTSKSGVQYKGHVEIPNLSDENSVDEVEISVSLAKDEPDTDLVALMKEEGVKLLREAMGIYISTLKTEFTQGMILPTVNGESVDPAGPPALKTEERKLVQAFTHAPAMLEADKGGKFHLVDGNVSGEFTDLVPEKYIAMKWRFKSWPEGHFATIMLTFIDKNGETELCMEGRGIPAPEEERTRQGWQRYYFEGIKQTFGYGARLF; encoded by the exons ATGGCCAAGTGGGGTGAGGGAGACCCACGCTGGATCGTGGAGGAGCGGGCGGACGCCACCAACGTCAACAACTGGCATTG GACAGAGAGGGATGCTTCGAACTGGTCCACAGATAAGCTGAAAACACTGTTCCTGGCTGTCCGTGTGCAAAATGAGGAAGGCAAGTGTGAGGTGACAGAAGTGAGTAAGCTTGATGGAGAGGCATCTATTAACAATCGCAAAGGCAAACTTATCTTCTTTTACGAGTGGAGCATCAAACTAAACTGGACAG GTACCTCCAAGTCTGGAGTGCAGTACAAGGGCCATGTGGAGATCCCCAATTTGTCTGATGAAAATAGCGTGGATGAAGTGGAG ATTAGTGTGAGCCTTGCCAAAGATGAGCCTGACACAGATCTCGTGGCCTTAATGAAGGAAGAAGGGGTGAAACTTCTAAGAGAAGCAATGGGAATTTACATCAGCACCCTCAAAACAG AGTTCACGCAGGGTATGATCTTGCCTACAGTGAATGGAGAGTCAGTAGACCCAGCCGGGCCGCCAGCACTGAAAACTGAGGAGCGCAAG CTCGTTCAGGCCTTCACCCACGCTCCTGCTATGTTAGAAGCAGACAAAGGTGGCAAGTTTCACCTGGTAGACGGCAATGTCTCTGGAGAATTCACTGATCTG GTCCCTGAGAAATACATTGCGATGAAGTGGAGGTTTAAATCTTGGCCAGAAG GGCATTTTGCCACCATCATGTTGACCTTCATCGATAAGAATGGAGAGACTGAGCTGTGCATGGAGGGCCGAGGCATCCCCGCCCCAGAGGAGGAGAGGACGAGGCAGGGCTGGCAGCGGTACTACTTTGAGGGCATCAAACAGACCTTTGGCTATGGCGCGCGCTTGTTTTAG
- the AHSA1 gene encoding activator of 90 kDa heat shock protein ATPase homolog 1 isoform X1 has translation MAKWGEGDPRWIVEERADATNVNNWHWTERDASNWSTDKLKTLFLAVRVQNEEGKCEVTEVSKLDGEASINNRKGKLIFFYEWSIKLNWTGTSKSGVQYKGHVEIPNLSDENSVDEVEISVSLAKDEPDTDLVALMKEEGVKLLREAMGIYISTLKTEFTQGMILPTVNGESVDPAGPPALKTEERKAKSAPSKTQARPVGVKIPTCKITLRESFLTSPEELYRVFTTQELVQAFTHAPAMLEADKGGKFHLVDGNVSGEFTDLVPEKYIAMKWRFKSWPEGHFATIMLTFIDKNGETELCMEGRGIPAPEEERTRQGWQRYYFEGIKQTFGYGARLF, from the exons ATGGCCAAGTGGGGTGAGGGAGACCCACGCTGGATCGTGGAGGAGCGGGCGGACGCCACCAACGTCAACAACTGGCATTG GACAGAGAGGGATGCTTCGAACTGGTCCACAGATAAGCTGAAAACACTGTTCCTGGCTGTCCGTGTGCAAAATGAGGAAGGCAAGTGTGAGGTGACAGAAGTGAGTAAGCTTGATGGAGAGGCATCTATTAACAATCGCAAAGGCAAACTTATCTTCTTTTACGAGTGGAGCATCAAACTAAACTGGACAG GTACCTCCAAGTCTGGAGTGCAGTACAAGGGCCATGTGGAGATCCCCAATTTGTCTGATGAAAATAGCGTGGATGAAGTGGAG ATTAGTGTGAGCCTTGCCAAAGATGAGCCTGACACAGATCTCGTGGCCTTAATGAAGGAAGAAGGGGTGAAACTTCTAAGAGAAGCAATGGGAATTTACATCAGCACCCTCAAAACAG AGTTCACGCAGGGTATGATCTTGCCTACAGTGAATGGAGAGTCAGTAGACCCAGCCGGGCCGCCAGCACTGAAAACTGAGGAGCGCAAG GCTAAGTCTGCTCCTTCAAAAACCCAGGCCAGACCTGTTGGTGTCAAAATCCCCACTTGTAAGATCACCCTTAGAGAAAGCTTCCTGACATCACCAGAGGAGCTCTATAGAGTTTTTACCACCCAAGAG CTCGTTCAGGCCTTCACCCACGCTCCTGCTATGTTAGAAGCAGACAAAGGTGGCAAGTTTCACCTGGTAGACGGCAATGTCTCTGGAGAATTCACTGATCTG GTCCCTGAGAAATACATTGCGATGAAGTGGAGGTTTAAATCTTGGCCAGAAG GGCATTTTGCCACCATCATGTTGACCTTCATCGATAAGAATGGAGAGACTGAGCTGTGCATGGAGGGCCGAGGCATCCCCGCCCCAGAGGAGGAGAGGACGAGGCAGGGCTGGCAGCGGTACTACTTTGAGGGCATCAAACAGACCTTTGGCTATGGCGCGCGCTTGTTTTAG